A region of the Vigna unguiculata cultivar IT97K-499-35 chromosome 9, ASM411807v1, whole genome shotgun sequence genome:
CTCTATGGCTGTAAAGATATCTGGTGTAAATATGTACACACCACAGTTTATACGATCACTTACCTGCATTCAAGTAAGGTGGTAATGTAAGAAAGTAAACAAAAGTGTGGAGGAgaggaaaattttcaaattttatttcagcAGTTCAAGGCATAAGCACATGATGAACATACAAAAGTTTCAGGTTTCTCTGTATAATGCAAAAGTTCATTAGTTGTTGGATCAGCAACTAGTTCTCCAAACTCGCTCGCTGACTCTGCAGAAACCTTCAAAAGGaggaagaaatgaaaaatatcagatgttaatcaacaaaaaataatgataaaaatacagTGTATGCGTGTGTGTGAATTCTCCAACCTTTACAACTAGTATTGTTCCCATCCCACCATATCTTTTGTGAGCATCTGTAGGCATAGGTGAACCAAAAAGCAACAATTAATTGTTGTCACAGCCACATAACAGTTAAAATATACCAAGGATGCTAAAATTTACTATTCTGCAATGAAACTAAAGCATCAAACAGTTGCAAGTAGAAGAAAATAGTGTATTTCAGAACAGAAATTACCTAGCATTTGTGGCAGTGGAAAACTGCAGCATACATCACAGTTCAGCAAGAAGATATGTGACTGCCATAAAACATGGTCAAGACTATTAAAACGTGTAACACAAGCACTAGtgtattaaacattaaaataagtGAAATAGGCAAACTTTCTGAACACAAAAACAAGTAGATAAAATCAAGAATGGACAAAGTCatagataaagataaaaaccGGATCATCTTCCATGATCAGATCTCTAAAGTGGTAAAGGCCACCAGCCGAACCATGTGGTCTGTCTTCCTTCAAGTATCTAATATTACAGCAAAAATTACACAATAGACCAATCTtgtcttaaaagaaaaaaattaaaggttaCCAGAGATGAATAGAAAGAAAAGACAACAAACCTAACAGGGACTTTAAGCTCATTTGAGATAGAAGATACATATAAGGCAAATTCACGTTCTTCATAGAAACCAATCAGATAAATCTGAGCCAAATTAGGAATCTGGGACAAAAATAACAGTTAGGTACTTGGCAGATTATACATAAATACAAGATAAGACAtcatttatgattattattagtttaaaattttcacaATTGTCTATGGTATGTACCCTTTTACAAGCAGAAATTGGATGATGAACCATTGGTTGTCCTGCTAATGGAAACAGTGGCTTGGGCACGTTGAATGACAATGGCCGAAATCTAGTACCTGTACATGCAAACATAACAAAAACTATGGAATCATTCTCCAATACCACATTATACCATGATTTTAAGTAAATCTTCACAAGTTCAGTTCCACATCAAGGAATTGATTCAAGGTCCAGAAAGTTGAAACAATTTCCCGCAGCTTTCTGGGTTGGATCAAAACTTTTAACTGAATTACTAACTTGCTTTTATGGCGAAAACAGCAAAAACAAATCACTCAACTTCAAAATTAATTTGTGATAGCTTGGGCAAGCAAACATTTAATACAACTTGAAAAACCAATGTGCGTGGTCTCAACTTAAGAAACTAACAAGAGAAATTGAAATCAGGGAATAGTGAAATGGTGAAGTGGCATTGAGTGAATAAAAATTGTGGTGTGAATGAATGAAATGGAATGGAAGGGAATACCTTTAGTGGGTCCTCCAACCATGATCACAGCGACGACCCTCTCATTTGCAGTTACCATATTGGCAAAAAGAGAGAAACTTTGATGCCCAGAAACAGTTAAGACGctagagaagaaacaataaggTCTAGTTTCAGAGTTCAGACAGAAgaaagagagggagagagagagagagagagaaagtaaccaacaaaaaatgtgaaattgCAATGTAGTTTCGGGGCTTAGATTAGATGAGGTTGTCTTGGATTTGTTTATCAGATCACAAGTTTCGTTGTCGGTACATATAAACACACAACTTGGTAAATTTTACTTTGTTCGATTATTTCGtgcattgtttttattttctgtgagtttatttattttgactatGTTACAGTTAGGACAATATTAGTTTAGAAAGAAACAATCCGTTTATATTTAATAGGTTATTGGAAAATGTTAATCATGACACTGATTGAGAAGCTAATAATTAAAAgcatttatgtattatttaattaatatattaaatactgATTAACTAATAATGATGAAAACTCTGtgaaatattagtacaaaacaaaactttgtgaaatattagtacaaaaCTTCGCAAACCAATGAGGATCATTTAATGacatatattatcattttataaattttattttaaactgtttttgtttttcactttactgtgatatttctaaattttcatgttttactGATATACTAAATATGAAACAACTGATGTcacgaaaataaaataaaaaatatagtttattacaatttttaagtgatattattttattttttaaacgtATTTTTTCATGGTGATCACTTTGTTAGATATTTAATAAATcggttaaaatataataaaatattataacaaaatgtaagatagtaatttataaatcacaataattaaatgataaaatacaaataatttgttggaaaatgttaaattaagaaaataataaataaaagtatgtattatattaatattttcatcttAACAATTATCAACTaaccttttaataaataaaaatatgtatcatATTAATATGGattatattaacatttatatattaaaatatggaTGTTCATCTTCAAAATCTTTCTGTGCTTAATTATCAAGTAAGCTTTTGATCTCGACTcatagaattaattattttaagtataatgtGATGATTAGTGAATTTTTTTgatgaatttgaaaaatagaaatCCACTTCTCGTCAATATTATGTGGCTTTAGAATTCTTTTTACCAATGTCTCCCGATAGTATCAAATGTTCgtaaaagaaatttaagttatcaagaaattaatatttaaattagcctctaatttaaaattaaaaaaaaaaattaaaaattaataataataaataattaaaactttgataattttagaaaccaatttaaaatctaatttataaattaattataattttttatttacaataaaactattttaagtataatttttagtttataaaaggTATATAACTTAATTgatataaacttttaaaattaattgctatttaataattttcttgataTATTAATCGATTTATctcattttgattaaattaattaaagtataaGCCGATAGAAGTTTAGTTTAACCTAACAAAAGCATAATTGCATTGGCTGAAATTTTGCTATGAAATGACACAAATGACGAGGACAACAAAAGCAATGTACAAAGtggaaaatgaataaataattaactcCTTACCTGCTAGTAACCCTAATAACATGTTCATGCATTCATCTATCATAATTTCAgacacagaaaacaaaacaaacaaatgaaAGACAACGTTATATATGTGTCTGTTGAAGTGAAAAAAGTAGTGAGAAAGAAAGGTTATAAGAAAACCAGATTGTTAATGAAGTTGCTTTCATGAGATCGGAAAAAGGGAAGTGTGGATTCTAAATCCTGAGAAAGACAAATTGGTACACCAATCATGTGACATTAATACCCAACCACACAATCAATTACTTTTACATCAAGATAGTGGAAAAGTAGAGATTAAAAAAACTTccaaatatttttctcttcttcatcAAGCAACCAAAATGCTATGGATTCCATTCTCTGCATCAAACAACGTAGCATTCATTTTTGTGGGTCCAAAGACTCTAACATTGTAGTAATTAATTAAGCAATAAATAAAGTGCAAATTGCATCTTCACTTATAGATGCACCCTCAAAAGGAACGACATTATATTCTAAACTACTTTAAGGAACGATTTTATTATTCTAGAAGCTACACAAAATTGTGTGTCTCATAAATTAATTAACCATTGACTTATAAGACTGCTGGATGTAAGTTCACCACTTCCACCAAATATCTACAAACTCAAGAAAAATTTAATCTACTTTTAGATGTAATTTGTAAATGAATGGACGAATctttagaataattttttttgaataaaactgaGGCCACATATTATTGAtgttgttttgaattttgttatgtaattttatgtttaatatactttttgtttggatttaaacttttttatttgaatatttgctggtttacacaattttttataCTTGAAATGAGTTTagtgattatattttaattaaaaaacaattcttTTGCCGTTTGTATATGTTGATTCATCTGTTTCATGTATTGTAGGGCGAACTTGATTTTAACGAAGTAAGGTGAAGCACATAGTGAAAACACAATGTAGTTCAGAATATATTGAAacacaattcatcatatatatatatatatatatatatatatatatatatatatatatatttataaattaaaacatagaagaatttatttaattttaacaaaaagattTCTAAgagtgaaagagaaagaagaaatgaTACAAAACTGAAAGCATAAGGGAAGTCTTTAAGTTGTTCATTTACTATGTGAGAAACTTCTTTTTCAGCAAAACCTATATTTGAATCTCTCGTGCACAAACTGCTCTAAAGAGTCTTAAAAAATCTATGCTCTCAAAAAATATACGCTTAGCATGTCTCACTCAACCTCTAAAATATGCTGAACTTCAATATTCTCAATATTAAAAAGGATACGTTTGACTTTCAAACTAAAAAATTGCTTTCACAATGAATTTGATTTATCCTTCAAAGGTTTTTCTACTTCaattcttcctttcttttttctgaaaaaataatatagaaccAAGAAGGTATTAGACCTCAATTATTACCAGAACCGATATCTAATACCCATTTTATGATTTGATTTGGGTTTTAACCGAAGCATAAAGTAAgcgttttttaaatatattatttgtttttgtttctttctacATATTGAACCTGCAGAGAATATACCAGAAAACTAGTCCAAAAATAGaacattttatttatcaaacCAGAATAAGTTACAATACTTAATGGACTATCATTACAATAAGATGTTATCCTTACAACAAATAAATGTACTAAATACTATTATACATTTGTATAATGTATTTTGTTTAGGCTATCCTTAAATACTTAATGGACTTATTAGCGATCGGTGTAGGAGGCAATGTGACAGCAACAAAACATTGTTTTGAAacgaaggagaagaagaagacgacACAAAAGAAGTGGCCACCTCTGCAAACATTTCACGATTTTGAGCCTTAGAAACACCTTTAGGTCTCTATTAAAAATCGAAGCCTAAAATCAAATCTGCTTCAGTTTTTTATAAACTCGAGACCTAAAAAGGTGTGGCTAGTGACAATTTTGAAATGAACTTCTAAACCTCAATTATGAATGAACTAAAACATATATTGTCATTATGTCTCGATTTTGTTGGAACGAAGGTCATTtcgcatataaaataatttataaaatgacaATTTTGTGAAGCAAACTTATAGGTACCAGTTTTGAGTAAATCGAAGCAAAAACTTTTATACTTCAATTTTTGGGGAATCGAGACCTAAACCTCTATgctcaaattaaaaaattagaaaataccaaaaatattaaaaaaaaaattgagagttATTAGGCTCAGGTTCTTTATGAACCGAAACAAGAAGGTCTTTATACTTCGGTTATAAAGATAGCTGAAGCATAAAGTTcgcaaaattgtaaaattgccATCACGTCCCTATATgctttgtttttgttagaaCCTAAGCATATAAGATGATTTTGAATCTCAACTCTACACTAGTGACAATAATCATTGTTATGGGcaataatttgaaaacaattatagAGATGCAAAAGTTGATATAGATAATTTTTGAAGGGTAACTTAAATTCAAtacattgataaattttaattatttaaaatcatttattaattaacattttaaaaaaaaaaataggttaaagaAAAGTTGGGTAAGCAAGAAAGTCTATGACTAATGAGGTGAGTCTAAggaatttttttgttcttaagcAATTTAATATTAACTGAGCTTCTTATTTGTGACatttgaataagaaaatagaGCCTTATTTGCATTATTAGCTAAATGTAAAGGAAAACTACATTTCAGTACATTaaatgaaaggttgttggtgtAATTTGCTTTTCACCATAGTTTTCATTCATAAGAATCAtgacttgttattttatttgtttttttgttgattCTATATAAGTAgtttgtttcctttgttttaTTTCGTTATATAAATTGTTTGTTAATGAACTCTATTTAATCAACGTTGTTTGTTAATGAACTCTATCTAATCAACGTTGTTCAAGGAAAATTAATAGGAAAAAGAGAACCTAAACCTAAAATTCATTTTGGTGATACTAACTTGAGTTAATTGAAAGCAGAGAAATCTCAAAAGAAGCATAAGTTTGCTGTAAGCCTTTTATTAGATGATAATAATGGTTTGGTTAAAAGCAATATTTATGCATTTGTTAGACTATTTTATCAATGttaattatcttaatttatgATTGTTAGATAGTCCTCATACATTGTTATCCTCAAATTAGTTGAGGAAGTGGTTTGAATAAGGTGTGAATGTCTTATATCGGATACATTGTtagataattttctttcttttgttggttttttatatgaaatttgtatttttctatCCTTTCCTAGGTGTATTGACACTTGTCATTGTTAAATTGAAAGGATACAAAGAGTggaaaatagttaatttttttacattgttttatttcatactatttatttttcttcagaGAATAATATTTCTATTAGTAAGACACACGTGAATGTTTCTCCAAATTGTTAGTAGGTGATATTGGACCcctcatttttctctcttttaacaACTAGACCACcttttatttaagtaaattttactAAAAGGATCTGGTAACACTTTCAGCAACACTCAATTGATatgtaaaaatgttattaaaaatcattaataacaACACAAATTATACGTAACATATGATATAGTGTTACTAAATCATATTAGTaagtatttttgtaatttagtaacattttttttattgttactaaTAACTTAATATGTGAAGTGGTAGCCCACGGCTTATTTCATGACAGACTTTAGAACTTCAATTTACTTCACAGCTTTGAAGGAGATTGATACCAGCCCCACGGTTCATCAGATATGTACTTGGTCACTTGCTTCACACTTAAATAGTTCTCCAGACCcctgaaataataaaaaaaaaaagaaaaaacttagaCCCAGATTCTTAGATTATAAAACAGTCTAAGATATAGCCTAATCAATATTTGTATTTGAGAAATGCACACAAGCAGTAAACAAAAAGATATAACTCTCATTCCCCATTTGGCATGTCTTATTCATAAACTAGTTTAATCCAAGCATTTCCAACTGACAAAGAAAGTGTATTGAAAAGAGTATCAGAGTTTTGGTtttttcacatttcaaaatatagtTTTGAATGCAGTAAAACTGACCATAGTGATTTAGGAAGAAATAAGGGTCATACCATTCTCCTAATTCACGACCAAAGCCACTACGTTTTATGCCTCCCCATGGTGCTTGAATGAAGCTTGGTTGAGCACAATTTATCCATACAATTCCAGCTTTAATAGCCTGCACAAAAGTAATATAAGTATACAACATTCAATTACAGAaaatccatatgttttgtctgtTCTATGATAACAAAGGATGAATCTCACCTGAGATATACGTTCACATCTTTCTAGATCTTTTGACATTACGGCAGATCCTAAACCGTATCTGTGAGTAATAATTCCAAATAAGATATGTTAGGCATCAATCAATATGATCgatgaaataaaaattcatacaCAACATTGATTAACATCTATGTACAAGTTAACATGTAGTTTACAAGTGAAACTAATATACAGTTTCCAGAAAAATAGTCCACTCACTGGGTGTCATTTGCTAGTTCAATAGCTTCTTCTTCGGTACTGAATGTTTTCACAGAGAGTACAGGTCCAAAAACTTCTTCTCTCCAAATTTGCATTGAGGTAGTCACATCAGTGATGATGGTTGGTTCAACAAAGTATCCCCTTTTCAAATGCTGCCATAAAATTTGACATTTCAATCATTTCTGAGGACAAATCAAGAAATATAAAAACAGGACACACATCGTATAATCATACCTCTGGACGAGACCCTCCTGTCAAAATTGTTGCACCTTCACTCTTAGCTGTTGAGATGAAATTCAACACCTTTTTGTactgaataaataatataaaccaTATTATTAGATACATCATCATCTTGGTAAAAGACAAGTTCATAAACAATGTCAGGATAATGGAGAATGCATTTGAATAAACACAATCAGAATTCAGAAGTCTACGTTAGCAATAGATTTCAGAAATACTTAACTTCAAACACTATCTTAAACCCAAAACGTATTAGGGGAAGAAATGGAACAAGGTGTAACAACCAAAAATTCACATATCTTTGTTAAAAGCAGAAGGAGGAGTCAGTAATCtaagttaaaatataacaaatgcAGAAGTGATAAACATTACACATACCTGTCCTTCACTAACAATAGGGCCTAGCCTGCAGCCTTCTTCCAAAGGATCTgaaattttgatgtttttggcCCATTTCACAAGTTTATCCACAAATTCTGTTGCTATACTTTCCTGAAACAGTAAAAGCATCTAACTTGGTCAATGTTCAAAACTCAGCTAATGCCGTTTCTACAAAGTTTACAGACAAAATGGTTCCACTATCAGAGTATATCTAAACCTTCCCATTTATGCAATAAAATAAGCAAACTTAGCTACAAATTCTAACTGTTACACTTACATGCACGATAAGGCGAGATGTTGCACTGCAAATCTGACCATTTGTAAAGAAGCAGCCAAAGATTGTCCATTCAGCAGCTGTTTGAAtcaagaaaaatacaaaaataaatgttagatgGTGTATGACTCAGTATTGATTCTGTAATCAGTTCTAGGCACCCAAAAAGTTTACTCAACTACAAACAAACAATGAGTTTCACAGGAAATAAAGTTCCATAATGCAAAAAAACATAGGCTGtacataacaaaagaaaaagacccGTACTCTTGTCAAGGTCAACATCCTCAAAAACAATGATTGGGCTTTTTCCACCAAGCTCTAGAGAAACAGGCTGCCAagaaaaaaccacaaattttaTATTCCATAATCTCAGAATGAATTTGCAGATAAAATTGATCACAAAATACCTTGGTTAGCTGTGCTGCAGCTGACATAATCTTACTCCCAGTTAAAGAGCTTCCAGTGAAGGCAACctgttgaaaaattaaatatcagcCACAATTCAGCACTACCTCGCCAAAATCATAGACAGCACTTTAACAATACTAGAAAGAAATagaattagaattagaattagaattagAACCTTGTCTACATCAGGATGAGAAGCCAAAGGAGCACCAGCATCATTGCCTAATCCAGTAACAACATTTAATACCCCTGGGGGAAGGTTCACTTCTCTGCATATTTCAGCCAGCTCCAAACAGGTCctaaaattgtaaatggtgTGCCAGCATAAGATACCAACATAACGAAAATTGGATGCTGAAATAGTTGATTTTAACATACACAGATGCCAATTCAGATGGCTTCAATATTGCAGCACAACCAGCAGCCAGAGCAGGAGCAACTTTCCATGTAGCCATTAAGAGAGGATAGTTCCTAGCACATAACATAAACCACAGCATTTCATCAGCTATAAGCAAGTAAATGCTTAACTAGTTAGTGAAGAAACAGAAGGTAATCAGATACCATGGAGTAATTAATGCAACAACTCCAATGGGCTCCTTCAGGATATAACTCTTGAAAGTTTCCATAGGGAGGGATACAGGAGCCTTTTGCTTTGCATCCAACCCTTCTGCAAGCTCAGCATAGTAGTTAAAACATGCAATAACATCATCCTACAACATAGAATCACATATCTAAATAAGCAAAAAAAGACTCATGAAACATCAGTTATTGCTTTTTTCAATGCAAATCAATGTCACCACTTACCACGTCTGCCAGTGCTTCATCTAGTGGTTTTCCACTATCAATTGCTTCAAGCTTTCCCAGTTCATCCTTTTTCTCCGTTATCTTTGAGAAAGAAagccacacacacagaaaggtgAGACAACTCATGCACTTCTGAGTCAGTAGTATCCATGATTCTTATTgaccaatttatttttaaagggTTGAACAACATCTTGATTATTTGTATTTAGTTTTgtgaaaattaaacaaatataatatatatattatataataaaaactgtTTATGTAGCagtgaatattaaaataaacttattcaACAAAAAGTCAATCTGGGTGTTGATGGAACTCGTAACTTCGATGTTTTCCCTCTCTCTTTACATGTCTGAGAAATGAAAACACATTTAATCGATTAAAGCAAAAGTTGAATTAAAATTCCAACCTTTGAAGCGATGGCTCGAAGATAACCAGCACGAACAGAACCAGAAGCTGATGACCAATCTCTGCCTTTGTTCCGGGACAAGGCTCTTTTAGCAGCATCCACAGCAAGGTCAACATCTTCCTCGGTACCCGCAGGTATGTCCCCTGAACACCAATTACATGAAGCCACAACTTAGAAACACAAGTGCTTATGTAACTATGCGCGTGTCATGatcataaacattaaaaactcCCATGATGTCGGAAAAGCTAAGACACATAATTAAGGAGAAGAGAGAAGAGGGAACCTATGATGTCTTGGGTTGCGGGATTGATGATCGGAATACGGTTGTTGTGGAGGGGGACTTTCCACTCTCCATCAATGAATAGTTGCCTACTGGGTACTGAGATGgccatttttctttttgctttttccTTTCTCTATTCTCACTCACTCTCTGCTATTCTTGGCTTGGAGCAACGATAATGCTTCATGAGGTGGtaacatatgttatatatatatatatatatatatatatatatatatatatatatatatatatatatatataataataggaTTGAAGCTGCATCTTGGTCTTCTGGTTGATGACTCACCACAgatccttttcttttttattttctcttcttcctttcgaTTTTTGCTTCTTTGTCGGTACCAACTTTTTTCCTTGTGCTCTTGGTTTGGTTTGGCTTCATTTTACTGTTTGGAAACATGTTCTGTACACATTCTGATGTAACCAGATTTTATAAGCTTGTGATAGTTACTTGTTTGAAATGGCAGGTTTGCTTTGTTCATTGTTCATAATTCTATTTcgataaaagataataatttataattatgattattataatGTCAAACCATGAATGCATTATTATGAATGGCATTATGATTGGCCCGCATAACAAAAAACCACGGACCACGTTTTTTTAGGTCATATGAAACCAAATCTCCGTCACGCTGTCAGACAATAAATTGGAAGTTGCGTGTGTACATAATATCTCCCATGCCATAACTTTTGATCATGCGCACCTTCCAAAGTTAAACACGGAAGCTAAAATCTGCAATGCAAAGTGTTTATTAaacttctttatttttagtGTGCATGTTCTGTCGTTTTCGTTGCATATTCATTGTAATCCACACatgttgtaaattattttagttttataataatattttaaattataatttaagttgcaataataaaaaatttaaaatagattcagattattgaaagaaatatttttcagGTTACTAGAAATATTGCTTGAAATATCCTTATGTACGTAATGATGAAAGTGAAAAGAGGGAAATCTCCACGttttaaattgagatttttaatctaaaacttgaataaaaacattattatgtCATTATAAACGGGTAACGTGTACGAATATTGAGGGCAGATACgagtattataatatttatatttgtagatATTCGTACCcgttatactttaatttaaattaaaaaaaattaaaaaaacatgattaaaatattaacacatcgATTTTGAATGGGTTgatttttatcaattgattttaaaaattctccatttctttgtaaattgccATCGAACATTATTCAAATGgattatttgtattttgtttaaaatatatgaatattatgcattatattttttttaaattatggttaaaatatatggttaaatattaaatttttctttcataaatacTTACAAGTACCCGAAAATATCcgcaaatattaaaaaaatatgcaggtaCCCCATAATAAATATTCGCACAAATATAAGTACGAATACGgagaaatgaatatttatttaccaGAGAAGTTAATAACAACTACTTAATACCTTACCCGTCATGTTGATTTCGTACTCGTGCATGTCAACGGACGGATTGATTTTGGATTTTAGTTttgtaagaaaacaaaaaaactgtgttggttttaattctttaaaaatataattttctgtTCTTAGTTTGTTGTAT
Encoded here:
- the LOC114164863 gene encoding betaine aldehyde dehydrogenase 1, chloroplastic-like, with the protein product MAISVPSRQLFIDGEWKVPLHNNRIPIINPATQDIIGDIPAGTEEDVDLAVDAAKRALSRNKGRDWSSASGSVRAGYLRAIASKITEKKDELGKLEAIDSGKPLDEALADVDDVIACFNYYAELAEGLDAKQKAPVSLPMETFKSYILKEPIGVVALITPWNYPLLMATWKVAPALAAGCAAILKPSELASVTCLELAEICREVNLPPGVLNVVTGLGNDAGAPLASHPDVDKVAFTGSSLTGSKIMSAAAQLTKPVSLELGGKSPIIVFEDVDLDKTAEWTIFGCFFTNGQICSATSRLIVHESIATEFVDKLVKWAKNIKISDPLEEGCRLGPIVSEGQYKKVLNFISTAKSEGATILTGGSRPEHLKRGYFVEPTIITDVTTSMQIWREEVFGPVLSVKTFSTEEEAIELANDTQYGLGSAVMSKDLERCERISQAIKAGIVWINCAQPSFIQAPWGGIKRSGFGRELGEWGLENYLSVKQVTKYISDEPWGWYQSPSKL